The region agtactcgccaagtgacccagactcggaccaggttgATGCCATTCAAGCCGTTTCCCAAAAGGGCTTTGATTTTCTTAATGGTGGGAGCGAGAGGCAGACACTCAATGGCAGTTAGTTTATCCGCTAGCGGATGGTTGGCATCAAGGCGCACagcgcggaagccgggcagagggctctcgtcagccggagaagtgtcctgacaatagaaccacgtctgattccaatctttcGGATGACTCagcagttcagcataaggaaaaaaggcagtctctccgccgctgaattGAGGTGCCGCCAAtttcaagactgggcccgttggcacgttcattctgccgatTTAAGTAGAAAagctctctgaacaaaagcagattgggctcctctcccaggtacacctcgcagaagacttggaagttgcaaatatttgacacggaattgggtccaatgtcctgaggtctaaggtcaaagaaattcaaaacatccctgaagaattttgaaccgggaggagcaaatccccggttcatgtgatccgtaaaaactatcacctccccttctttgggttgaggtttctcctcggacgggtcaggggcacggtaagacatgacctccttcttaGGTAGATGAccagacttcacaaattcagaCAGTTTACTTCTTGTGACTGTGGATGGTACCCAGTTACAGGTCACAGGAGCTTTTgttgccttaggtgccatgacgTAAATTGAAGCCTATGTCAAAATAAGAagttccggttcaaatttaacccggaGGAAAACATTTCAAAtctattcaagatggcggcttaagaaggggccttaaGATATATGGGCAACTACGCAGTGATACTTAAGCCGCTACAGATATCAAGAACAACTAAAATATTCTTAAAACTGAGAGAAGCAAGTAAGGTTGACAGATCAGTGTCATTTACTTAAACCGGCCACATGGAAAGTCATGGTTAAACATATTTGACAGAGGCAGTTTTTTATTTCCGGGTAAAACAAACCGGTTTCACAAGTTGCCGCTATTATTTTGGATAAAAAAACTGTTCTGAAAAGAAAAGTTTCTAGACCTAGAATTGGCACAGCTGAAGCTCAAGGGTTCGAACGGGACCTATGTACGATGGAAAGGGATCTATTTGTGTTTGAAATGGGTGCGAAATAACTACCGCATCAGGTTTATACCATCTTCAAGATCAAAAAACGACGGTGGTAATGAAATCTACGAGGGGCCCTGACGAACAGCGAAGAATACCGAAGAGCTTGAAGGTCCTAGTGCGGATCTGAGGAACAAGAGGAAACTTACAGATGCAGTTGGCTGCGGAAGTTTGTCGCGATTTTCTGGTcaaatcaggtcgatgcagcggcctgagatgGTGAGGACGAGGAGATctgcaatggcggcggcggcggagctcgagcgacagagggacagtgagaggaagaagacgaccgaagggggagaatggggaagacctaggtcgtgcctatttataaggaagggctgactgagacggcgcgagaaacgaggagataaacattattatccagcggccccgatgcCTCGGTTTTTGAAACGGTCAGTAAAGGAaaaagatccgttggaggatacgGTGGAATAAAAAAGGAATTTAAttaaagatgacgtcacggcgggttaacacAGATCCAAAAGATGACGTCATTGCGGGTTTAAGAAAACCTTTTGCACAGGCAGAAGGTTGAAGATttatttcttaaggtattttaagattgacatgaaccggttcaaatcaatctggggcctaatgttggggatataactatttgtgtaagccgcccaggaggggccgggttacgcaaagaagactcgccagaaagaagcccaagaccaagcatgaagatggcggttcagtaaagggtctaaggcccacaggcgacttaaggcccgtcgtagtaaaccgccataatggcatgacttgtatcataagatagatttaactagtcaaagagccggacactatttataagccggtcgggactctgtaagccgcagggtgtcaacccgtgtatataaggggacgacccgccggcggcttagggcaagaaacaactgatcgagagccgggcatagcgtatctcgctccctggtcatcgaaacatcaataccaacccaactagacataggccttaccttcacccttaaggggccgaactagtataaacctctcatgtcctttgtcccaattaaccccttcaagctacctagttgcgatggctccacaactaagtcctttcacgaggacaactgacgtgacaattccacgacagtgatGGTAACGTTCATGATCctaacccgttatgcatcttcatattgatcttgggtgatcgtaggcgcggttttttttgttttctactaccttTTCCAACAGTTCCGGAGTTGTCTCTTGTCTCGTTCGCGTTCTTCATCCCTACAGGTACCCAAGATCATGGAGAGTGAGTCACGAAGAGGCTAAGGACAGAGACCGTGAAGTGTTATTCTGAACACCAGAAACAGAAAGGTTTAGTACGGTAACACGGATCCTATCCTTGGGGATTcaagaggtgtagtcattaaacgccCAATGCTTTTGTCCGATTATTACTATCTTAATTACCGGGGCAACCGCGCGACAGATAGGGCCTTCGATTGGACAACTGACTCTTTATGCAGGACGCGTGCCGGTCAAGACgtaatttggacacatcccccactttGATACGTAGAAAGCACATCTTGATGGATGACTTCGAGAGCACAAATTAAGATCATGATGATCCAGACACAAATATATGGTTGTAAGCATAAGTCATCATACCCATGCctatttttattataagtgtttttAGTGTGAGCTTGATTCCGATCCGGACAAAAGATGGAATTATTTCTCTAGCTAAAGATTGTTTGAAACCCTTGCTTAAAGGGCATCGTCTCTCGTGGGTTCGATAACACAAGGTCACATATGGGGAAAAGGCGAGAATCCTTACTGCTCTATTTCCGGATTACTAAAGGAGCTAATCACATGCTCGCGGAGGCCGCTTCGACAGGCGAAGAATTCTCCGTCAGACAGAGATCATGACGGAGCGATCGCTTAGTGAGATGggtccgacgccaccatcgcctgcTCGTGTCAAGGACGAGCCACTATCCCTGTCGCGTTACAACGTGGACGGTAGCCAACGTTCCCACTCTGGCNNNNNNNNNNNNNNNNNNNNNNNNNNNNNNNNNNNNNNNNNNNNNNNNNNNNNNNNNNNNNNNNNNNNNNNNNNNNNNNNNNNNNNNNNNNNNNNNNNNNNNNNNNNNNNNNNNNNNNNNNNNNNNNNNNNNNNNNNNNNNNNNNNNNNNNNNNNNNNNNNNNNNNNNNNNNNNNNNNNNNNNNNNNNNNNNNNNNNNNNNNNNNNNNNNNNNNNNNNNNNNNNNNNNNNNNNNNNNNNNNNNNNNNNNNNNNNNNNNNNNNNNNNNNNNNNNNNNNNNNNNNNNNNNNNNNNNNNNNNNNNNNNNNNNNNNNNNNNNNNNNNNNNNNNNNNNNNNNNNNNNNNNNNNNNNNNNNNNNNNNNNNNNNNNNNNNNNNNNNNNNNNNGGATGCCACGTGAAGGAGGAGCCGGCGTCGCCATCCGTGCACAGCTGGTACGCCCGCATTGAGTCGCCCGCGTCGCCGCCCGCCGTCCCGTCAAGGACGAGTTGCCGCCCGCGATCACGAAGGCGCGGGGCCGTATCCTCCAGTACTTCGGAAGTGGCGTTGGCGACGGTCCCTCGGGCTCGAGGGCCCGTGTCCAAGGAGGAGCGTGCGGTGTCTGGTTTGCGGgttagcgttggagatgccctaaagttTTAAAGAAGTAAAGCAAAGTAAATTTTTTTTTACGAAATCTTCTATTTACAAACAAATGCAGCCAAAAAAAGGCCACAAAAAGTTTATATCAAGGCACGGAAGCAAATGGTGAGTTAGAATTGAAGAATTCTATATTCTGCTGTAACTGGAAGCATGAGGAAGGCACAATTGTAATGAAAAGTAACTAGATGAGCACATGTGGGAGGTTGGACACTGCACACTCATTCAAATCTTGTTTTAGTCTCTCAAAGAGCATCCAAAAAGCCAATGAGAAAGCCCCTGCCAATTGCCAAGCTAGAAAGACCCAATGGCCCATGTTCTTTGCCACTCAAAGTCTCAAACCATATCAGACGGTCAGAGGTGTCCTTGCTTTCCAAACACTGTAACATCAATCTTTAACCCCGGCCTGTTAATTTACGGTCTACAAGTCAACTGTTCCCCTGACCTtggccgccatgatgtcatcttgttTTTTTGCTTGATCACGCTTTACGCTGCACGTTCTTAGAGGTTAACAAGTAACTTAACCACGACATCCCGGAGGATTTGTTTATCCTTGCTGAACTGTCGAGGTCATGGATTGAATTGTTTTTGTAGATTGCACGACATGGTCATGGCATAGTCAGTACCCTAAAAAATGTAGCAGTTGTACTTGGAATCTTTACTTACATTTCTGAAAAGGTTGTTAGTTATTTGATCATCTGTTCACTGAGATGTAACAAGAACAGATTCGCCAAGCTCCGCCCACATCAGATTAGATCAATCTCCAGGAATCGATACACAGATAAAAATTGACAAAAGTGAAGCAAAAAAGAACAGAAAACAGGACGCTGCAGCTGCTCCTAGCAGTATGTACATTCACTACTGTGCAGAGTGAAATGGGGCGATCAAGAACACATCCTGGGGAGTGATCTCGCCGCGGCGGCGCCGCCTCCTGCTCCTCGCCGGGAGGCCTTCATCTTGGTCATCTGCGTCTTCATCCGGCTGCACACCTTCTCCAGCTCCATCACCCGCCAGTGCATGCTGTCCAGGAGCGACTTGAGGTTCTGGTTCTCCAGCGTCAGCTCCAGCCTGCTCGCGTACAGGACCACCTGCCCGTTGTTGTCGCCGCCGGCGTCGTCGTAGCTCTCGCGGTGGGCGGCCGGAGGAGGCGGGGGCGACGCCGGTTTCAGCGGGCCGGAGTGgcggatgatgcccttgagcaccgTGTGCTGGGACGCCAGCGCCTGCACCGCCGCCCTCGTCGGGAAGCCGGAGTTGGTTGCCAGGTGCTTGCAGCACTCCGGCGACAGCTTCTCGTAGTTGATGCCCTTGCAGATCTTCATCTTCTCGTCGTCCGTCAGTCGACCGTGGACCTGCGGCCATGAATGAACGGGACAGAGTTATTTTTTCAGCTCGAGCAATCAATGCGAGGCACTGTGCAACTCAATTCTGCTTCTGACATCCCTGAGTTCTGGGGAGAATGTAGTACCTGGAAGTAGACGTCGATGGCGCGGTACAGCGCGTCGTGGCAGTCCCTCGCGGCCGCCGGCAGCGCGGTGGCAAGCTCGACGAACCTGGCCGGCCGCAGCGACGGGTCCGGCGCGACCTCGGCCAGGTACAAGTCCATGAGCTCGCCCACCTTCTTCAGCCTCCCCGGCTCGTCGCCGTGCCGCAGGAACGCCTCCAGGAACCTGAGCACCAGGCTCACGTCGTACAAGCTGCCCGTGCCGGACGGCGCTTGGACCAGCAGGTTGTCGAGCGTCGCGTGGTCGAGCTTGCGGCCTATCATGGCCACGAGCATTTCCTGGCAACCGGCGGCCAGCTTGACAGGGGAGGCGATCCTCAGGATGCCGAACAGGCCCTTGCAAGAAACGGAACTCCGGTCGAGGTCGGCAATGACGGTGATCGCTGCCTCCAGCATCGCCTTCTTGTCCTCGGCGTTGGCGCCGGCGATGCGGCACTTGAGGTAGTAGAAGAGGAACCGGGCGACGATGCCGTGGTCAGCGCCCCTGGCCAGGAGCGCCTTGGCGACGCGCTCCACCATGCCGGGGCTGAGGACGACGAGGTCCTCGAACCACCAGGTGCGGCGCAGGCTGAGGCTGCTGCACTTGGTATCGCAGGAGAAGCGGAACGCCGAGCTCTCCGGCGAGGAGCTCGTCGGGGTGGCGTCACCTGGGGCAGGGATGGCCATCTGAGCCAGCAGCGCGCCGACGACCTTGTCGAACACCCCGGTGGATTCGGCAAGCGGGAAGAGGCTCTGGCACTGCTTCACGGCGTCCACCACGCAATGCCACGGCCAGTGCGGCATATCCTCCAGCGCCTTATCCGCCACCTTGGCCAAACTCGGGGCGGTGGCCGCGGGCGCGTCCGCCATCTCCATGTACTGTGCCGCGCACCGCACCGCGCAGGCGTTGGCCGCGGTCAccgtcactccgccgccgccgccgtagcagAACCTCGCGACGAGCTCGAACGCCTCGGCGCCGCCGGGGAAGCCGTGCAACACTAGTCTACGACGAGGCGACGCCGCAGCTCCGACCAGCTCGTCCTCGAACAGATTCTTGATCCTGCTGCTGAACGGTGCAAGAACGTCCTGCCAATCATCCAACAACAAATGAGAACGAGCACGCCATAGAATTAATGAAGCACGCCACGCGTAGATTAGCAGGGGTACTAGCGGAAGAAGAATCCAAGGACAGCGTGCTACACTGGAGCAATCCGCACCCACTCAAGATGCCGAGTTAATGCGGGCACCAAAAGAGCGATCAGGTCCTTTCCAGAGAACAATCTAATCTTTTTAATGGCGAGAAGCTACCGGCCGTTTTAGCCACCAAACGCCATTAAAGCTCGGGGAGAATAAaggcgaggaggaagatgaggtgTAGCTATGAAGCCATTAACGTGAGCACGCGGCAGGGGGAGGAGGAACGGAACGACGCGACCACGCGAGAGCAGAGGCACCACAAGCACGTTCAGGCCCCAGAAAAGACCATGGACAGTTTCGCCATTAATGGGGGGAGGAGAAGGACCGGCAATGGCGAGCTGGTGGCTGGCTCATTGAAGGCGATGATAGGGAAAGGGACGCAGTTTCACTGTGCGGCCATTAAAACACTCTGCAGCTTAATGGAATGGATCCCACGCCCATTGCGCTTGAATAGCACAAGATTGAGATGCCTTTCCGGAAGGAAAAAGAAACAGACAGGGTTAAAATTTACAGTTCCACGAGAGTGTCAGGCAAATTTACAGCAAGAACATGTGGTTAGGGGACATGACATTACAGACAGCGCGGGTGATTTTAGTCCATGGAGTGAATCATGACCGGATGGATTCACGGCAGAAGGAACACGAAGTAGAAGCTCTGAGTTGGGAAGGGAACCAGCAGGAAGTGACAAGAAACACTCGCCCCAAGGACCCGAGACCAAGTGCaactggagatggagatggagacgaAACCAATCAGCTCGGAAGGTCGAAAAGGAAGCGATGCAAGAGACCAAAAATGGGGAGAAATGTCAGAGGGTAGATGCCAAAAATTCTGGTACGCCGGTGTCGCCAAAAATTTGGGTGCTACCTAGTCCTACCTGAGCTGATTTAGCCAGAGGAAGCAACAAGGGCTAGAATTAAAACAGGCACAAACTCCACCAGGATATGTCGAAGCCTCCCTGGTCATCACCCCCTAGAGGCTAGACCTCCAGGAATCGCTACACGCTAGAAACCAGCAGCCACACAACGGTACCTATATGAAAGGAAGAAACAGAAACGAAAAAACAAGAACACAGAGCAAATCGAGACCTTGGAGGAAGAACAAGTAAGACGCGCGAAAttgggggaggaggaagaagtagAGGCGGCCACCCACCTTATCAAGGAAGAAGACGGCTTCACCATCCACATCGACCTCAAGGACAGAGCCCATCCTTCTTTCTGCTGCTATTCCCCAACAGCTTTAAAGCATCAACATGGGAAAGAAGAGATGTAGGAGTAGTAAAAAGGCTGCAATGATGGGGATGGCAGCGCCACCACCCACACCTCGCTTGCAGAAAAGCCCAAGCCGAAGCTGCCAATGGCAAAATGGCCAAGGGAGGGCAGATGCTCTGGCTGGCCTCTCCTCTGGGAGAGTCCTTACTGATGAGTGGTCAATGCCACAAATCTGGAGCAGGaaaggagtgtgtgtgtgtgtgtgtgagagagagagagaaggagaggagaGGGGCCAAAGGAAGTTGGTGGATGATCTGAGCTCCTGACAGCCCCTGCTAGCATGCAAGTGGAGTTTTCAGAGGAGGTTTGGGGAATATGTAAGGCCGGGTCTTGATTTATCTGCATATGTATCCTTGGGTGGTAGTACTTTATACTAGCGGGTTGAAGACGAAGAGGGGTGGTTTTCTTTCTGGGAAGTGGGCTGGTGAAGCGTGAAGAGACAGAAATGCAGTCCTTGTGCTGTCATGGATTAAGAAGGCAGTGTATCTGAGTTGAGTCATCAGTCTCCATGTGACACTGAGATCTCTGATACCCTGATACCCTGATGTGAACGTTATCTTTGCCATCGCTGGGGTAAACACAAAAATGTCGTTTCTGTTGAAATACAGATGAACGTTTCTGAAGGCTCATGTGGGTATTGTAATTAGATGGTGGGAAGTTTAGTGTCTGAGGAGTGAGAAGGAATGAGACTCAATGCACATCAATTAGCTCATCGGCTGGCGGTAATATACAGGTTACAGGAGGCCACAACCGAGGGGATCGTGCGCCACTACATACAGATCGTGTGCCACGACCACACGCGCTCGCACGTACAACGCTTGACTAAATACATACATTGTACGGTATATACACATTGTACTTTAACACCCCCGTAGTCATGACGTCGGCCGAGGCAACACAAAGACTGGACCTGAACTGAAGAAAAATGTCCGAGGCCAGCCCTTTGGTCATGGTGTGAGCCAACTGTTGCGCGATGGGAATGTGGAGGACACGACACCCATCACGGCCCGCTCC is a window of Triticum dicoccoides isolate Atlit2015 ecotype Zavitan chromosome 2B, WEW_v2.0, whole genome shotgun sequence DNA encoding:
- the LOC119363394 gene encoding BTB/POZ domain-containing protein At3g22104-like isoform X2, translated to MGSVLEVDVDGEAVFFLDKDVLAPFSSRIKNLFEDELVGAAASPRRRLVLHGFPGGAEAFELVARFCYGGGGGVTVTAANACAVRCAAQYMEMADAPAATAPSLAKVADKALEDMPHWPWHCVVDAVKQCQSLFPLAESTGVFDKVVGALLAQMAIPAPGDATPTSSSPESSAFRFSCDTKCSSLSLRRTWWFEDLVVLSPGMVERVAKALLARGADHGIVARFLFYYLKCRIAGANAEDKKAMLEAAITVIADLDRSSVSCKGLFGILRIASPVKLAAGCQEMLVAMIGRKLDHATLDNLLVQAPSGTGSLYDVSLVLRFLEAFLRHGDEPGRLKKVGELMDLYLAEVAPDPSLRPARFVELATALPAAARDCHDALYRAIDVYFQVHGRLTDDEKMKICKGINYEKLSPECCKHLATNSGFPTRAAVQALASQHTVLKGIIRHSGPLKPASPPPPPAAHRESYDDAGGDNNGQVVLYASRLELTLENQNLKSLLDSMHWRVMELEKVCSRMKTQMTKMKASRRGAGGGAAAARSLPRMCS
- the LOC119363394 gene encoding BTB/POZ domain-containing protein At3g22104-like isoform X1 — its product is MWMVKPSSSLIRWVAASTSSSSPNFARLTCSSSKDVLAPFSSRIKNLFEDELVGAAASPRRRLVLHGFPGGAEAFELVARFCYGGGGGVTVTAANACAVRCAAQYMEMADAPAATAPSLAKVADKALEDMPHWPWHCVVDAVKQCQSLFPLAESTGVFDKVVGALLAQMAIPAPGDATPTSSSPESSAFRFSCDTKCSSLSLRRTWWFEDLVVLSPGMVERVAKALLARGADHGIVARFLFYYLKCRIAGANAEDKKAMLEAAITVIADLDRSSVSCKGLFGILRIASPVKLAAGCQEMLVAMIGRKLDHATLDNLLVQAPSGTGSLYDVSLVLRFLEAFLRHGDEPGRLKKVGELMDLYLAEVAPDPSLRPARFVELATALPAAARDCHDALYRAIDVYFQVHGRLTDDEKMKICKGINYEKLSPECCKHLATNSGFPTRAAVQALASQHTVLKGIIRHSGPLKPASPPPPPAAHRESYDDAGGDNNGQVVLYASRLELTLENQNLKSLLDSMHWRVMELEKVCSRMKTQMTKMKASRRGAGGGAAAARSLPRMCS